A single window of Lutzomyia longipalpis isolate SR_M1_2022 chromosome 1, ASM2433408v1 DNA harbors:
- the LOC129797355 gene encoding uncharacterized protein LOC129797355 encodes MSASIGVNLRVTGHCSQGGRKYMEDFFSVAYQQSEDEKDLEYAFFGIYDGHGGSEAATYAKEHLMNEIVNQKLFWSENDLDILKAIREGYHATHNKMWREQEKWPKTPTGLPSTAGTTASVAFIRHGKIYIGHVGDSGIVLGYQDECQPQWRARQLTQEHKPESNVEKTRIMNSGGKVVTKSGVPRVVWTRPRLGHKGPVRRSTPIDEIPFLAVARSLGDLWSYNSELNEFVVSPDPDVRVIPIDPKKFRCLIFGTDGLWNVLSASAAVEVVHNAEVINERNMFSNSPKNWINPSKYLVDKALERWSNTKMRADNTSVVTIMLDPPGPPKRDLIRSSCPTGAHILDHVLYIQNAGEKIGFGRCHGENEGSAPLPILAQLRPPDPYGPSTSYDVHNLQQSHDMATSSSTGTSYMSSGFVESYSSLLEDHEAPYHHEAYTNVLQTPMEMLQHQQSTSQFTPCEETYSLTKLETRTEQLTSMAAAMSGSGRDHLMAIDAFHDYAGFGPSTSQGGHDVHQEGGSGPTTEEILAYCRRMAEKNAQMDATERYFATSVSSPSNSSTSSEVSTDSPKVSTLGVAPSLDDSVQIHEISSSNQVPGDAKAGASAQGKEVSHQMKEDFKKGGKDDDCDMAMRDEGADAANVPRRTVRRIQRPITRLGVVTRSQDAKSPAGKVKQKENTKARGTVGACRLRSGKIVCTGVGARLRNVQARGAANRLRILAVH; translated from the exons ATGTCGGCGTCAATTGGGGTAAATTTGCGCGTAACCGGACACTGCAGTCAGGGCGGTCGAAAATAtatggaagatttcttttccgTGGCGTACCAACAAAGTGAAGATGAAAAAGATCTCGAGTACGCCTTCTTTGGCATCTACGACGGCCATGGGGGCTCCGAGGCAGCCACCTACGCCAAGGAGCACCTCATGAATGAGATTGTGAaccaaaaattgttttggtCAGAAAACGATTTGGACATTTTGAAAGCCATCCGGGAAGGTTATCATGCCACACACAACAAGATGTGGCGTGAACAAG aaaagtGGCCCAAGACACCAACGGGATTACCCAGCACAGCAGGAACCACGGCGAGTGTTGCCTTCATCCGTCATGGAAAGATTTATATTGGACATGTTGGAGATTCCGGAATCGTTCTTGGATATCAGGATgaat GTCAACCACAGTGGAGGGCAAGACAACTCACTCAGGAACACAAACCCGAGAGCAATGTGGAAAAGACGAGAATTATGAATTCTGGCGGGAAGGTGGTAACGAAATCGGGAGTCCCACGTGTGGTGTGGACCCGTCCACGATTGGGGCACAAGGGACCCGTGCGGAGGAGTACGCCAATTGATGAAATACCCTTTTTAGCCGTTGCCAGGAGTTTAGGTGATTTATGGAGCTACAATTCGGAACTCAATGAGTTTGTCGTGAGCCCGGATCCGGATGTGCGGGTAATCCCGATCGATCCAAAGAAGTTCCGTTGCTTAATCTTCGGCACAGACGGCTTATGGAATGTCCTGTCGGCAAGTGCAGCCGTGGAGGTTGTTCACAATGCTGAGGTGATCAATGAGCGCAACATGTTCTCCAATTCCCCAAAGAACTGGATAAATCCCAGCAAGTATCTCGTGGATAAGGCCCTCGAGAGGTGGAGTAATACGAAAATGCGGGCAGACAATACGTCTGTTGTTACTATAATGCTCGACCCACCGGGTCCACCGAAAAGAGACCTCATACGATCTTCATGTCCAACTGGAGCTCATATTTTGGACCATGTGCTGTACATTCAGAATGCCGGTGAGAAAATTGGCTTTGGTCGGTGTCATGGGGAGAATGAGGGATCAGCACCACTTCCGATTCTTGCCCAACTTCGTCCACCAGATCCGTATGGGCCGTCAACGAGCTATGACGTACACAACCTCCAGCAGAGCCACGATATGGCCACATCCTCCTCTACGGGCACATCGTACATGAGTAGTGGCTTCGTGGAGTCGTACAGTAGTCTGCTGGAAGATCATGAGGCACCGTACCACCATGAAGCGTACACAAATGTCCTTCAGACACCCATGGAGATGCTGCAGCATCAGCAGTCTACGTCGCAGTTCACCCCATGCGAGGAAACCTACTCACTTACAAAGCTCGAAACGCGCACAGAGCAACTAACATCAATGGCAGCTGCTATGTCTGGAAGCGGAAGGGATCACCTCATGGCAATTGACGCATTTCACGATTATGCGGGCTTTGGGCCATCAACGTCACAGGGTGGGCATGATGTACACCAAGAGGGTGGCAGTGGACCAACAACTGAGGAAATTCTCGCCTATTGCCGTCGAATGGCTGAGAAGAATGCCCAAATGGATGCAACGGAACGCTACTTTGCCACTTCCGTGTCATCCCCGAGTAATTCGAGCACCTCGTCGGAAGTTTCCACAGATTCCCCCAAGGTGAGTACATTGGGGGTTGCTCCATCACTGGATGATTCAGTCCAAATTCACGAGATCTCATCGAGCAATCAAGTTCCCGGTGATGCAAAAGCCGGGGCGAGTGCTCAAGGGAAGGAGGTGTCCCACCAAATGAAGGAGGATTTCAAGAAAGGTGGCAAGGATGATGATTGTGATATGGCTATGCGGGATGAGGGTGCTGATGCTGCAAATGTGCCAAGGAGGACTGTACGGAGAATACAGCGTCCCATCACGAGACTGGGTGTCGTAACGAGATCTCAGGATGCCAAGTCACCTGCTGGCAAG gtaaaacaaaaagagaatACCAAAGCGAGGGGTACAGTGGGGGCCTGCAGACTCCGTA
- the LOC129797352 gene encoding gamma-tubulin complex component 5-like — translation MQNKMMDEQMKVIDEILPKLIKSLTGFSEKDRNFKLCRDFARSRINASDSDDSSISMLKRRILGISERLEVENLAHFSKLLENSVCKLVTQSNGEEYRESHIHWKLLDFLLALSKNPLIGARRMLREGSHVVQQVCAAEEILSGENGERVEDVLPPDLNGDDTDELSDWTESEDEALPVEHSMHPAAKMFLRYLPGDSPAHHRKTPGEASDSDDSETSSAASLSEDRVPFSLLHCPIREVIWMFFHPDNCNFYCIEEDTVKIRQDAEMPNIIVFRKFMADFAQPMTAILRIRTFCKRVLSAEGSPPQMYFIYAEALRDLLRPMEEYLLDVEKRITPEIMNEPATLLNFCHALEPHCQMLKHLLKIHESAVVEWKYFPRHICSAFLQAKIFQIIQSGLNRVEVNVAASLFTGIAQFYLQVIHSWWSFGKISDEQKEFIVSGRSAEGGLIFRSFNLDRGAKTTPKEKEMNDLLEQCPILALLKGHSNQIEERLDAINALDRAGSTRMMTTNSLWQDFLAKFTTAIEDYLAPLQESSEESSQSSSSYVNFRQGTLEKGGKLFLQLFQKSTSKPSEHSTVVSILQNLMDRSKGMLPLEGIFRNAFNETLNTEIQASDKLMVEIYSKELNLLEHLRLIRRVFLLEDSATMFTFYSRLFEDMESRQEGIHPLSLTINLQNTLSAVYPESHSKFRLELASLHNSKTGSALQIIRQLSLIYKLSPNIAKVFDEASMRSYNRLFGFLLSIKWSLWTLEGLKFTKSFSIGSAYGSLTETVRTSRRLAIIRFWILYALNNIHFHLMSEALQRLGHEVEQRIGAAESLQEIIHAHSDYLNTLLEHCFLLTDGEKLLTGINQLFHLVQVVRSEWVAVDKECVSDDENAFDIESQIDQIEKTYVECHRFLATTLSKEVAINGKTYLSALVSAFDRRLPY, via the exons atgcaaaataaaatgatggaTGAACAGATGAAAGTTATCGATGAAATCTtgccaaaattaataaaatcccTCACGGGATTCAGTGAAAAGGATCGCAATTTCAAGCTATGCAGAGATTTTGCCAGATCTCGTATCAATGCATCAGATTCTGATGATTCTAGCATAAGTATGTTGAAGCGGAGAATTCTGGGGATTTCCGAGAGGTTGGAAGTTGAGAATCTCGCCCATTTCTCCAAACTCCTCGAGAATAGCGTGTGTAAGCTTGTAACACAATCCAATGGGGAGGAATACAGAGAATCTCATATTCACTGGAAACTGTTGGACTTTTTGTTGGCCCTATCGAAGAATCCCCTTATTGGGGCGAGGAGAATGCTCCGGGAAGGTAGTCATGTAGTCCAACAGGTATGTGCTGCAGAAGAGATTCTTTCCGGAGAGAATGGTGAACGAGTAGAAGATGTGTTGCCACCGGACTTGAATGGAGATGATACAGATGAATTGAGTGATTGGACAGAATCGGAAGATGAAGCACTTCCTGTGGAGCATTCCATGCATCCGGCTGCCAAAATGTTCCTCAGATACCTTCCAGGGGATAGTCCTGCCCATCATAGGAAGACTCCGGGTGAGGCATCTGATTCAGATGATTCCGAAACATCCTCTGCAGCATCTCTTTCGGAGGATCGTGTGCCCTTCTCCCTCCTTCACTGCCCTATCAGGGAAGTTATCTGGATGTTCTTTCATCCGGACAATTGCAACTTCTACTGCATTGAGGAGGATACCGTGAAAATCCGCCAAGATGCCGAAATGCCAAATATAATTGTTTTCCGGAAGTTTATGGCGGACTTTGCCCAACCAATGACTGCTATTCTCCGCATAAGAACATTCTGTAAACGTGTACTTAGCGCCGAAGGATCTCCCCCGCAGATGTACTTTATCTACGCTGAGGCACTACGTGATCTGTTGCGTCCAATGGAGGAATATCTTCTGGATGTGGAGAAGAGAATTACGCCGGAAATAATGAATGAACCTGCAACGCTGCTGAACTTTTGTCACGCCCTGGAGCCACATTGTCAAATGCTGAAGCATCTCCTGAAGATCCACGAGAGTGCTGTCGTTGAGTGGAAGTACTTCCCACGTCACATTTGCAGTGCCTTCCTTCAG gcaaaaatatttcaaataatcCAAAGTGGCCTCAACAGGGTGGAGGTGAATGTGGCAGCGTCCCTGTTTACGGGAATTGCTCAATTCTACCTTCAGGTGATCCATTCTTGGTGGTCTTTTGGGAAGATTTCCGACGAGCAGAAGGAATTCATTGTGAGTGGAAGGAGTGCAGAGGGTGGGCTTATTTTCCGTTCTTTCAATCTCGATCGTGGAGCAAAAACCACCCCGAAGGAGAAGGAAATGAATGACTTGCTGGAACAATGTCCAATCCTGGCCCTCCTCAAAGGTCACAGCAATCAAATTGAGGAACGACTTGATGCCATAAATGCCTTAGATCGCGCTGGAAGTACCCGCATGATGACAACTAATTCCCTCTGGCAGGATTTCCTTGCCAAATTCACAACAGCAATTGAGGATTACTTGGCGCCCCTTCAGGAGAGCTCCGAAGAATCATCCCAAAGTTCCTCCTCCTATGTAAACTTCCGTCAGGGAACCCTCGAGAAGGGCGGAAAGCTCTTTCTGCAGCTCTTCCAAAAGTCCACGAGTAAACCGAGTGAGCATTCAACGGTTGTTTCAATTCTGCAGAATTTAATGGACAGGAGTAAAGGGATGCTTCCGCTGGAGGGAATCTTCAGGAATGCCTTCAATGAGACACTTAATACGGAAATTCAGGCATCAGACAAACTCATGGTGGAGATTTACTCGAAGGAGCTGAATTTACTTGAACATCTTCGTCTAATTCGTCGTGTCTTCCTCCTTGAAGACAGTGCAACCATGTTTACCTTCTATTCGCGTCTCTTTGAGGACATGGAATCCCGGCAGGAGGGCATTCATCCACTCTCCCTGACGATAAACCTGCAAAACACCCTCTCTGCTGTCTACCCGGAGAGTCACAGCAAATTTCGCCTTGAATTGGCATCTCTGCACAATTCCAAGACTGGCAGTGCTCTGCAG ATCATTCGGCAGTTGTCCTTGATCTACAAACTTTCCCCGAATATTGCAAAAGTCTTCGATGAAGCCTCCATGAGGAGCTACAATCGCCTTTTTGGCTTCCTTTTGAGCATTAAATGGAGTCTGTGGACGCTGGAGGGACTCAAATTCACAAAGAGCTTCTCTATTGGTTCAGCATATGGGTCCCTCACGGAGACCGTGCGTACAAGTCGTCGTCTGGCCATTATACGCTTCTGGATCCTCTACGCTCTCAACAATATTCACTTCCACCTCATGAGTGAGGCACTTCAGCGACTTGGGCATGAGGTTGAGCAGCGAATTGGAGCAGCGGAGAGTCTCCAGGAGATCATTCATGCGCACAGTGACTACCTCAACACACTCCTGGAGCACTGCTTCCTCCTGACGGATGGTGAGAAGCTCCTCACGGGGATTAATCAGCTGTTTCACCTTGTGCAAGTGGTACGAAGTGAATGGGTGGCTGTGGACAAGGAATGCGTGTCGGATGATGAGAATGCCTTTGACATTGAGTCGCAAATTGATCAAATTGAGAAGACCTACGTGGAGTGTCATAGATTCCTGGCCACAACACTCAGCAAAGAAGTTGCCATCAATGGGAAAACATACCTCAGTGCTCTCGTGTCGGCCTTCGATCGGAGACTACCCTACTAA
- the LOC129797349 gene encoding DNA-directed RNA polymerase II subunit Rpb4 isoform X4, with protein sequence MAHPSVDLVEEDAADLQFPKEFENAETLLISEVHMLLDHRKKLNESADEEQEFSEVFLKTYSYTDIFRKFKNKETIAAVRSLLMQKKLHKFELAALGNLCPEAPEEAKALIPSLEGRFEDEELRQILDDIGTKRSLQY encoded by the exons ATGGCTCACCCTTCCGTTGATCTTGTTGAAGAAGACGCTGCGGATCTACAATTTCCCAAAG AATTTGAGAATGCCGAGACTCTCTTAATCAGTGAAGTTCACATGCTGTTGGATCACAGAAAGAAGTTGAATGAATCAGCGGACGAGGAGCAGGAATTCTCAgaagttttcctcaaaacCTACAGCTACACAGACATATTCCGGAAGTTTAAGAACAAAGAAACAATTGCAGCTGTCCGGAGTTTGCTAATGCAGAAGAAACTCCACAAATTCGAACTGGCAGCCCTGGGAAATCTCTGTCCGGAAGCCCCCGAAGAGGCAAAGGCGCTCATTCCATCGCTCGAAGGGCGCTTCGAGGATGAAGAACTGCGACAGATTCTCGATGATATTGGGACAAAGAGGAGTTTGCAGTATTAA
- the LOC129797353 gene encoding dynein light chain Tctex-type — protein MDDSRDENQFVVDDVSKIIKEAIESTIGGNAYQHDKVNNWTGSVVETCLGVLTKLQKPYKYIVTCMIMQKNGAGLHTASSCFWNNETDGSCTVRWENKTMYCIVSVFGLAI, from the exons ATGGATGACTCGCGAGATGAG aatcaATTTGTCGTGGATGATGTGAGCAAGATCATCAAGGAAGCAATCGAGAGTACCATAGGAGGCAATGCATACCAGCACGACAAGGTCAACAACTGGACGGGATCTGTCGTGGAGACATGTCTGGGAGTCTTGACCAAATTGCAGAAACCCTACAAGTACATTG TAACGTGCATGATTATGCAAAAGAATGGCGCTGGACTTCACACGGCAAGTTCGTGCTTCTGGAATAATGAGACTGACGGATCCTGCACTGTGCGCTGGGAAAATAAGACCATGTACTGCATTGTCTCCGTCTTTGGACTAGCTATTTAG
- the LOC129797349 gene encoding transcriptional adapter 2A isoform X3, protein MAHPSVDLVEEDAADLQFPKGNFSSKSTLLSCDFPPEALNFTKKRIWLCNFCSQDLCEPFIECVECREVFCPPCFASGRETIRHRNFHQYSVRQDDFPIFRGSSWTGREEKVLLDLIAKYGLGNWSDVAKGMRNRSSSECQRHYFQFYTNGLVGRMCGLQEEPYVRELREHWGKSECARLSRFPPETLEAKALAGYRAARGEFDIPYDQTAESILSHIDVDPWPSEEDTEASKELNCAVFRAFNHRLRI, encoded by the exons ATGGCTCACCCTTCCGTTGATCTTGTTGAAGAAGACGCTGCGGATCTACAATTTCCCAAAG gtaatttttcatcaaaatccacCCTATTGAGCTGTGATTTTCCCCCAGaagctttaaattttactaaaaaacgCATTTGGCTGTGCAATTTCTGCTCACAAGACCTCTGTGAGCCTTTTATTGAATGTGTTGAGTGCCGGGAGGTGTTTTGTCCACCTTGTTTTGCTTCCGGAAGAGAAACAATCAGGCATAGAAATTTCCACCAATATTCGGTGCGTCAGGATGATTTTCCCATCTTCCGGGGATCATCCTGGACGGGGAGGGAAGAGAAAGTCCTGCTGGATTTAATTGCAAAGTATGGGCTTGGGAATTGGAGTGATGTGGCGAAGGGAATGAGAAATCGGTCGAGTAGTGAATGTCAGAGGCACTACTTTCAATTCTACACCAATGGACTCGTGGGCAGGATGTGTGGCCTCCAAGAGGAGCCCTATGTAAGGGAATTGCGTGAGCATTGGGGGAAAAGTGAGTGTGCTCGGCTCAGTAGATTCCCTCCGGAAACACTGGAAGCAAAAGCTCTTGCGGGATATCGTGCAGCACGGGGAGAATTTGATATTCCCTACGATCAGACGGCAGAGTCCATCCTTAGTCACATTGACGTGGACCCGTGGCCAAGTGAGGAGGACACAGAAGCCTCCAAAGAGCTCAATTGTGCCGTCTTCCGGGCCTTCAATCATCGCCTGAG AATTTGA
- the LOC129797349 gene encoding transcriptional adapter 2A isoform X2, protein MAHPSVDLVEEDAADLQFPKGNFSSKSTLLSCDFPPEALNFTKKRIWLCNFCSQDLCEPFIECVECREVFCPPCFASGRETIRHRNFHQYSVRQDDFPIFRGSSWTGREEKVLLDLIAKYGLGNWSDVAKGMRNRSSSECQRHYFQFYTNGLVGRMCGLQEEPYVRELREHWGKSECARLSRFPPETLEAKALAGYRAARGEFDIPYDQTAESILSHIDVDPWPSEEDTEASKELNCAVFRAFNHRLRERKRRYNVIREHGLLDHQSTAIRLQSIEEILSVGEKSFEKASNATRFSAFVQLLSAESLNLLVARLKHAQELRNYLQRLMEMRRLGVTSLYGGKLYYRLTEMRKRLLKSQKNQKEALDGELNVPVQGKKMNPIDIVGLPGYERLSEEEKHLCSTLRLEPNAFFTHRDTLLDTHAKQGHLALAEARKLLKIDVNKTRKLYDFLSVRGLISKPN, encoded by the exons ATGGCTCACCCTTCCGTTGATCTTGTTGAAGAAGACGCTGCGGATCTACAATTTCCCAAAG gtaatttttcatcaaaatccacCCTATTGAGCTGTGATTTTCCCCCAGaagctttaaattttactaaaaaacgCATTTGGCTGTGCAATTTCTGCTCACAAGACCTCTGTGAGCCTTTTATTGAATGTGTTGAGTGCCGGGAGGTGTTTTGTCCACCTTGTTTTGCTTCCGGAAGAGAAACAATCAGGCATAGAAATTTCCACCAATATTCGGTGCGTCAGGATGATTTTCCCATCTTCCGGGGATCATCCTGGACGGGGAGGGAAGAGAAAGTCCTGCTGGATTTAATTGCAAAGTATGGGCTTGGGAATTGGAGTGATGTGGCGAAGGGAATGAGAAATCGGTCGAGTAGTGAATGTCAGAGGCACTACTTTCAATTCTACACCAATGGACTCGTGGGCAGGATGTGTGGCCTCCAAGAGGAGCCCTATGTAAGGGAATTGCGTGAGCATTGGGGGAAAAGTGAGTGTGCTCGGCTCAGTAGATTCCCTCCGGAAACACTGGAAGCAAAAGCTCTTGCGGGATATCGTGCAGCACGGGGAGAATTTGATATTCCCTACGATCAGACGGCAGAGTCCATCCTTAGTCACATTGACGTGGACCCGTGGCCAAGTGAGGAGGACACAGAAGCCTCCAAAGAGCTCAATTGTGCCGTCTTCCGGGCCTTCAATCATCGCCTGAG GGAAAGGAAACGGAGGTACAATGTAATTCGAGAGCACGGACTCTTGGATCATCAATCCACAGCAATACGACTGCAGagtattgaggaaattttgtcAGTTGGAGAGAAATCTTTCGAGAAGGCGTCCAATGCCACGAGATTCTCAGCATTTGTCCAACTTCTCTCAGCTGAATCATTAAATCTTCTTGTGGCACGTCTTAAGCATGCCCAGGAACTTCGGAATTACCTACAGAGACTCATGGAAATGCGTCGTTTGGGTGTAACCTCCCTCTATGGCGGGAAGCTCTACTATCGTCTCACCGAGATGCGAAAGCGCCTGCTTAAGAGTCAGAAGAATCAGAAAGAAGCGCTTGATGGGGAGCTAAATGTACCCGTTCAGGGGAAAAAGATGAATCCCATTGACATAGTTGGATTGCCCGGCTATGAGAGACTCTCCGAGGAGGAGAAGCATCTCTGCAGTACACTGAGACTCGAACCAAATGCCTTTTTCACCCACAGAGATACCCTCCTTGACACACACGCAAAACAAGGGCATTTAGCACTCGCAGAAGCGAGAAAACTCCTCAAAATTGACGTTAACAAAACAAGGAAGCTCTATGATTTTCTCTCCGTGCGCGGCCTCATCTCCAAGCCAAATT AA
- the LOC129797349 gene encoding transcriptional adapter 2A isoform X1 codes for MAHPSVDLVEEDAADLQFPKGNFSSKSTLLSCDFPPEALNFTKKRIWLCNFCSQDLCEPFIECVECREVFCPPCFASGRETIRHRNFHQYSVRQDDFPIFRGSSWTGREEKVLLDLIAKYGLGNWSDVAKGMRNRSSSECQRHYFQFYTNGLVGRMCGLQEEPYVRELREHWGKSECARLSRFPPETLEAKALAGYRAARGEFDIPYDQTAESILSHIDVDPWPSEEDTEASKELNCAVFRAFNHRLRERKRRYNVIREHGLLDHQSTAIRLQSIEEILSVGEKSFEKASNATRFSAFVQLLSAESLNLLVARLKHAQELRNYLQRLMEMRRLGVTSLYGGKLYYRLTEMRKRLLKSQKNQKEALDGELNVPVQGKKMNPIDIVGLPGYERLSEEEKHLCSTLRLEPNAFFTHRDTLLDTHAKQGHLALAEARKLLKIDVNKTRKLYDFLSVRGLISKPNCRDLREKN; via the exons ATGGCTCACCCTTCCGTTGATCTTGTTGAAGAAGACGCTGCGGATCTACAATTTCCCAAAG gtaatttttcatcaaaatccacCCTATTGAGCTGTGATTTTCCCCCAGaagctttaaattttactaaaaaacgCATTTGGCTGTGCAATTTCTGCTCACAAGACCTCTGTGAGCCTTTTATTGAATGTGTTGAGTGCCGGGAGGTGTTTTGTCCACCTTGTTTTGCTTCCGGAAGAGAAACAATCAGGCATAGAAATTTCCACCAATATTCGGTGCGTCAGGATGATTTTCCCATCTTCCGGGGATCATCCTGGACGGGGAGGGAAGAGAAAGTCCTGCTGGATTTAATTGCAAAGTATGGGCTTGGGAATTGGAGTGATGTGGCGAAGGGAATGAGAAATCGGTCGAGTAGTGAATGTCAGAGGCACTACTTTCAATTCTACACCAATGGACTCGTGGGCAGGATGTGTGGCCTCCAAGAGGAGCCCTATGTAAGGGAATTGCGTGAGCATTGGGGGAAAAGTGAGTGTGCTCGGCTCAGTAGATTCCCTCCGGAAACACTGGAAGCAAAAGCTCTTGCGGGATATCGTGCAGCACGGGGAGAATTTGATATTCCCTACGATCAGACGGCAGAGTCCATCCTTAGTCACATTGACGTGGACCCGTGGCCAAGTGAGGAGGACACAGAAGCCTCCAAAGAGCTCAATTGTGCCGTCTTCCGGGCCTTCAATCATCGCCTGAG GGAAAGGAAACGGAGGTACAATGTAATTCGAGAGCACGGACTCTTGGATCATCAATCCACAGCAATACGACTGCAGagtattgaggaaattttgtcAGTTGGAGAGAAATCTTTCGAGAAGGCGTCCAATGCCACGAGATTCTCAGCATTTGTCCAACTTCTCTCAGCTGAATCATTAAATCTTCTTGTGGCACGTCTTAAGCATGCCCAGGAACTTCGGAATTACCTACAGAGACTCATGGAAATGCGTCGTTTGGGTGTAACCTCCCTCTATGGCGGGAAGCTCTACTATCGTCTCACCGAGATGCGAAAGCGCCTGCTTAAGAGTCAGAAGAATCAGAAAGAAGCGCTTGATGGGGAGCTAAATGTACCCGTTCAGGGGAAAAAGATGAATCCCATTGACATAGTTGGATTGCCCGGCTATGAGAGACTCTCCGAGGAGGAGAAGCATCTCTGCAGTACACTGAGACTCGAACCAAATGCCTTTTTCACCCACAGAGATACCCTCCTTGACACACACGCAAAACAAGGGCATTTAGCACTCGCAGAAGCGAGAAAACTCCTCAAAATTGACGTTAACAAAACAAGGAAGCTCTATGATTTTCTCTCCGTGCGCGGCCTCATCTCCAAGCCAAATTGTAGagatttaagagaaaaaaattag
- the LOC129797351 gene encoding uncharacterized protein LOC129797351, with amino-acid sequence MDRNKKKKELKNKESAPKIESSAESKGDSPGRSNDTKPRAENSSSSRFYIFGEPMKLPTTGLPTLESVMRHYGYIAQKLRTDANNKNPTSKLVAKTVATEVQALWHKMGRPTILLTSIASRILRIHIKCKILKKSLHTGLTKVKIEELRTKGKALFDISGTHISNNNPQDNEALEDQQES; translated from the exons atggacagaaacaagaagaagaaggagctGAAGAACAAGGAGAGTGCCCCCAAAATCGAGTCTTCTGCTGAATCAAAAGGCGATTCCCCGGGCAGAAGCAAT GACACAAAGCCTCGCGCTGAAAATAGCAGCAGCAGCcgcttttacatttttggggaACCGATGAAGCTACCCACAACCGGTCTACCAACTTTGGAATCGGTCATGCGCCACTACGGCTACATCGCGCAGAAACTACGGACTGACGCCAATAATAAGAACCCGACTTCGAAACTCGTTGCCAAGACTGTGGCAACGGAAGTGCAAGCTCTGTGGCACAAAATGGGGAGGCCTACCATCCTTTTGACTAGCATCGCATCTAGAATTCTCAGAATCCACATAAAGTGCAAGATTCTGAAGAAAAGTCTTCATACAGGTTTAACAAAAGTCAAGATCGAGGAGTTGAGGACAAAAGGCAAAGCACTTTTCGATATATCAGGTACTCACATCTCAAACAACAATCCCCAAGATAATGAGGCGTTGGAGGATCAGCAGGAATCATGA
- the LOC129797354 gene encoding heart- and neural crest derivatives-expressed protein 2: MGSFDSAPDVCQRLCGSQGSLVDPFYENNGGGFYTSMYPADSQQNELNGGHLIGEENSYWGSPCSSNSPLSRRDCSPSSGTGSSMRQRNMSPTYHHYPPHVYYPHAPQYEKLGPMCDEGGYFNTTTTEVITSTPFVRVVKRRNTANKKERRRTQSINSAFSYLRERIPNVPSDTKLSKIKTLRLATSYITYLTQVLEGNQDPAGGFRAELTSSRKINAERRANMKNEAQIILTNSDISVGGDPKKTKGRTGWPQDVWNQAVWKEEKP, from the exons atgggTAGTTTTGATTCAGCACCTGATGTGTGTCAGAGATTGTGTGGTAGTCAAGGATCTCTCGTGGAtcctttttatgaaaataatggTGGAGGATTTTATACATCAATGTATCCTGCGGATTCTCAGCAAAATGAATTGA atgGTGGTCATTTGATTGGGGAGGAAAATAGCTACTGGGGCTCACCGTGTAGCTCCAATTCACCCCTTAGTCGACGAGATTGCTCTCCAAGTAGTGGAACCGGAAGTAGTATGCGACAGAGGAATATGTCACCAACCTACCATCACTATCCACCCCACGTCTATTACCCCCACGCTCCACAATATGAAAAACTAG GTCCCATGTGTGACGAGGGTGGCTACTTTAATACAACGACTACCGAAGTAATCACATCCACACCTTTCGTTCGAGTAGTCAAGCGTCGAAATACGGCAAATAAAAAGGAGCGCCGCCGGACGCAGAGCATAAATTCGGCATTCTCATATTTGCGCGAACGGATTCCCAACGTTCCATCGGACACCAAACTGTCCAAG ATTAAAACACTGAGACTTGCAACATCCTACATAACATATTTAACACAAGTACTGGAAGGAAATCAGGATCCGGCGGGAGGATTTCGTGCTGAATTAACATCATCCCGAAAAATAAATGCAGAAAGGAGAGCTAATATGAAAAATGAAGCACAg ATTATCTTGACAAATTCCGACATTTCCGTTGGGGGGGATCCCAAGAAGACAAAAGGACGCACAGGCTGGCCCCAAGATGTTTGGAATCAAGCAGTGTGGAAGGAGGAAAAAccatga